The stretch of DNA AATTTATACAATTGTTTTATAGATATAATACAAATCCTTCCCGAAGGACCAATGTTTCACATATTCTTTATTGATGGCAACTTTCTGTGGCCAAATCACTTCATCATTGTATTGCAATGGGTTTTCTTGTAGAGCGAGGAGCTCTTCTTCGTTTCTAAACTTCAATTGGGCTGGACCTGTAAGCCCTGGTTTCACTTGTAGAATGATCCGGTCTTCACCTTGTAATTTATCTGCATACCCCTCTAAATCTGGACGTGGACCAACGAAACTCATCTCACCGATCAGAATATTATACAATTGTGGAATCTCATCTAGTTTTGTTTTTCGCAGTAATCTGCCAAAAGAAGTTATTTGTTTTTGATGGTTTTTGGTTCGGATGGTTCTAATCTTATAGATGGTGAAAAGCTTGGCATGTTGCCCCACTCTTTTTTGGCTAAACAAACCGAATTGCTGTGTATCTATCGTAGCGAGAATAATCAATAAAAAGATTAATCCTACCAACAG from Weeksella virosa DSM 16922 encodes:
- a CDS encoding sugar transferase; translated protein: MLKSIFDKTFALILLLLLVGLIFLLIILATIDTQQFGLFSQKRVGQHAKLFTIYKIRTIRTKNHQKQITSFGRLLRKTKLDEIPQLYNILIGEMSFVGPRPDLEGYADKLQGEDRIILQVKPGLTGPAQLKFRNEEELLALQENPLQYNDEVIWPQKVAINKEYVKHWSFGKDLYYIYKTIV